The Alnus glutinosa chromosome 7, dhAlnGlut1.1, whole genome shotgun sequence genome includes a region encoding these proteins:
- the LOC133873047 gene encoding zinc finger CCCH domain-containing protein 14-like has protein sequence MDTRKRGRPEAGLNANGGFKKSKQEMDSTGVGSKSKPCTKFFSTAGCPFGESCHFLHFVPGGYNAVAHMMNLAPAVPAPSRNMAGPPAIPNGSTTSVKTRMCNKYNTAEGCKFGDKCHFAHNEWELGKPIAPSHEDPRAMGPIPGRMGSRMEPPPPGPAASFGASATAKISVDASLAGAIIGKGGVNSKQICRQTGAKLSIREHESDPNLRNIELEGTFEQIKEASAMVRQLIVTVSVTGPPKSHGMPGAAAPPGSNYKTKLCENFAKGSCTFGERCHFAHGGAELRKAGV, from the exons ATGGATACTCGTAAGAGAGGGAGGCCTGAAGCTGGGTTGAACGCTAATGGCGGCTTCAAGAAGTCCAAGCAAG AAATGGACTCAACTGGTGTAGGAAGCAAATCGAAGCCATGCACCAAGTTTTTCAG CACTGCCGGCTGTCCCTTTGGTGAGAGCTGCCACTTTCTGCATTTTGTTCCCGGTGGTTATAATGCTGTGGCCCATATGATGAATTTAGCCCCGGCTGTTCCTGCACCATCTAGAAACATGGCTGGGCCACCAGCCATCCCTAATGGCTCTACAACTTCAGTTAAAACTCGCATGTGCAACAAGTATAATACTGCTGAAGGCTGCAAATTTGGTGACAAATGCCATTTTGCTCATAACGAGTGGGAACTTGGTAAGCCTATCGCTCCATCCCATGAGGATCCGCGTGCCATGGGACCTATTCCAGGCCGTATGGGTTCTCGTATGGAGCCACCCCCACCAGGCCCTGCTGCTAGCTTTGGTGCCTCAGCCACTGCAAAAATCAGTGTTGATGCTTCACTTGCAGGAGCCATCATTGGGAAGGGTGGTGTGAACTCGAAGCAGATATGTCGGCAGACAGGAGCCAAGCTTTCAATTCGAGAACACGAGTCTGATCCTAATCTAAGGAACATTGAACTTGAGGGGACTTTTGAACAGATTAAGGAAGCAAGTGCAATGGTGAGACAACTAATCGTGACCGTTTCGGTGACCGGCCCTCCAAAATCCCATGGAATGCCTGGGGCTGCGGCTCCACCAGGAAGCAACTATAAGACTAAGCTGTGTGAAAATTTTGCTAAAGGATCCTGCACTTTTGGAGAAAGATGTCACTTTGCTCATGGTGGTGCTGAATTGCGCAAGGCAGGAGTTTGA
- the LOC133873202 gene encoding 18 kDa seed maturation protein-like, with the protein MQAAKESAAKAAASAKCAMEKTKAGTGTGGEGHPTGTHPTSTLPGQGTGVQSTTAGKVSEGVMGTQPTGTGTNKAGTGRPNANNPRDTGYGS; encoded by the coding sequence ATGCAGGCAGCGAAGGAATCGGCAGCCAAAGCAGCGGCCTCCGCTAAGTGTGCCATGGAGAAGACCAAGGCTGGCACTGGCACAGGAGGAGAAGGGCATCCCACTGGAACCCACCCAACGTCAACCTTGCCTGGACAAGGCACTGGCGTTCAGAGTACTACTGCCGGAAAAGTGAGCGAAGGTGTGATGGGGACCCAACCCACTGGGACTGGGACCAACAAAGCTGGCACAGGAAGGCCCAATGCCAATAACCCCCGTGATACGGGTTATGGATCTTGA